The stretch of DNA CGACGCTGCACGCAGTTCACAATATTTTGCGCTGCACTCACTGCACCCGTCACCATATGCACTTTTGCTTCTAAGCGCACACCGGACATGCCAATCGGATCACGAATACCCGATTGGTTATCGATAATAAATTCTTGCGGTAAAATATGTAGGATACGTTGATCCGCAGGCACAGCCACTGCTTTCGCGGCATCAATCACGCGATCAATGTCTGCTTGCGTCACTTCATGCTCTTTAATCGCCACAATACCGTGGGAATTAAAGCTTTTAATGTGACTACCGGCGATACCCGTGTAAACAGATTTAACTTCACAGCCCGCCATCATTTCCGCTTGCTCAACGGCACTGCTGATAGAGTTGACTGTTGATTCGATGTTAACAACCACACCGCGCTTTAAACCTTCCGAGGCATGCGAGCCCACACCAATAATTTCGATTTGATCATGTGCGTTGATTTCACCGATGATCGCCACCACTTTCGAGGTACCGATATCTAAACCAACCACAAATTGTCTTTCCTGTTTTTTAGCCATTGCTTTTCTCTATTTCCATTTAACTGCTAAACCATGATTGTAACGCAAGTCTACACTTGCAACGTTCTTCGCGCGTTTTTGTAATAAGTCGGGATAGACGCTCACAAAACGATTTAAAGCTTGCTGGGCATCTGCTCGCCCAAGCTTCGCGAGCATACCATTATTCAAACGCAAAACCCAGCTGCCATCGTGTTGCATTTGTAGCTGTGTTATATGCAAATGCAACGGCTGTAATTGCTGATTACTCTTGCGATACATCGCAAATACATTTTCTACCTTGTCCGATGGACCCTGCAACGCAGGCAATGTTTTATCGGCATGTTGATCATCCGGTGTAAACACATCACCACCTGAATTCAAAAAACTTTTTTTATTCCAACGTACAACGGGTTGCTGCTCTTGCACTGCAATCCACACTTGACCAGGCCAAACGCGACGCACCACCACATCAGCCACCCATGGACGTTTCAGTAATTGCGCCTTAATACCATGCACATCGACTTGAAAAAATCCGTCAGACACATACGGCATCACCGTTTCTTGTATCCAGGATTGCGGAACATGTGTGAGCTGACCACGGATCAACACACGCTGAATAAGAAAACGATGATGGGTATTTAAGATAAGAAGCACGCTGAGTAAAAAACACGCGACGAGCGTCCAGCCGCTCCAGCGACGTGCAAACAGACTAAATTGTTTAACGTTTTCCATGCTTCCGAAGGCTTCCATGCAAGAGTTAAAGTAGCACTTTAAGTGTTGAGGTATTATTTTTGCATACTTAAAGCGACTTCTCAAGACTTAAACAGAAAAAAAAGAAACAGTTGGTCCATTAGTTAGTCACTAATATTAAGGCTTGTTTGTTTTTGCTGCTGACGCTGGCTTTCTTCCAACGCCAAGTCGATGAGTTGCGTGCAAAGCTCAGTAAAAGAAATGCCCTGCTCTGCCCACAAACGCGGAAACAAGCTGATAGAAGTAAAACCAGGAATCGTATTAATCTCAGACACAAAAACTTCTTGATCGGTATCACACAACAAAAAATCTACACGCGCATAACCTGTACAACCCGTGGCCTCAAATGCTTGTACCGCCAAGTGGGCCATTTTTTTAGAGAGAAAAGCTGGCAGATCAGCTGGCACCTTTAGCTGAGTTTCAGCAGATACATACTTCGCATCAAAATCGTAAAACTCACCTGGGCTAATAATTTCTCCAGGGCCTGAAGCTTGCACCGCACTATTCCCCATGACACTCACTTCAATGTCACGAGAATGCTCAACCCCCTGTTCGATGATCACATGATCATCATAGGAAAATGCCTGCTCAATGGCATCAGCAACTTCAGCGGGACCGTTTACTTTCACAATCCCAATGCTTGATCCCAAGTTGACAGGCTTAATGAACCAAGGGTAATTTAATTTTTTCTCGCACGCCGCAATCACATTGACGGCATGCGCCTCCCACTGCGATTGTGTCACCGCCACAAATGGCACCACGGGCAAACCTGCATCTCGGAAGATCCGCTTAGAGGTCACTTTATCCATGCAAATAGCCATCGCCATCACACCGGAACCCACATAGGGTATTTTCGCTAATTCAAGTAAACCTTGAAGCGTGCCATCCTCTCCATTTGTGCCATGCACCATAGGAAACACGAGATCCAATTTCGCCAGCACCTGCAAATTCGTCGCATCAAACAATTGTCCACCATTAGGTTGGGGCAATAAGGTGACACGCGGCTGTAAAAATTTATCTTGCTCTGGCAACTCAGGTGCCGCATGAAACCACTCACCCGCATGCGAGATCCAAATGGGCATCACACTAAAGCGTGCTTGATCGAGATTTTCATAAATCGCTGTCGCTGATTTAATCGAAATATTGTGCTCTGCTGAACACCCACCATATAATAGACCTACCGTTAATCGTGCTGTCACGTGGCTTCTCCTAATATTTTTGCTTCCGCTTGCAAATGAATGCCTGTTTCTTGTTTTACTGTATCTTGAACCATGTGGATCAGGCTTTCAATGTCTGCAGCCAAGGCCGCACCGGTATTAATGATGAAATTCGCGTGTTTTTCCGACACTTGTGCCCCACCTAGCGTTTTACCTTTCAAGCCACAAGCCTCAATCAAACGTGCGGCATAATCCCCTGGCGGATTACGAAAGACGGAACCGCAGCTGCGTAAACCAATCGGTTGCGCATCATTACGTTTTTGTAACAAGGCTTTAATCGCGGTTTTCGCTTCAGCAGAAGTATTGGTTTCAAACTGAAAATCCCCTGCCACAAACCATTCATCTTGACCCAAGCCAATGATATGACGGTACTCCGCATTAAAATGATTAGCTGGATAATGAGAGATTTCACCGCGACGATTAATCGTATCAACGGTGTTTACAAATTTCCAGGTTTCATGCCCAAAAGCACCCGCATTCATGAATAATGCACCGCCGATGGTGCCAGGGATCCCTGCAAAAAATGCCGCATCTGGTTTGTCATGCTTTGCTCCCCACTTTGCCAACTTGGCACAAGGCACACCCGCTTCCACATGGATCCCAGAGGCTGTTTCTGTCATGGCAGACAAACCTTTATGGGTGAGAATCACCAAACCGCGTATTCCCGCATCACGGATCAACACATTACTCCCCAAGCCCAACCAAGTAATTGGCATGTCCGCAGGTGTTTCTTGTAATGCCTCAGAAAGTTCTTCCAGTGAGCGTGGCACCAACACATAATCTGCTGGCCCGCCAACACCCCAGGTAGTAAAACCTGCAAGTGAGCAGTTAGTTTGTAGTTGGGCGTTTTTCATTGTGCACAATAAATTGTTGAACCAAACGAGCAATGCTACCTGCGCCTTGCATTAATAGTACATCGTCAGTTTTTAGTTGGCGAGATAAAACGCTGGGTAATTCATCCGTATTTGAGACCACGATTGGTTCCACGGTGCCTCGTTGACGAATCGCACGCGCCAATGCATGACTATCTGCATGTGGATTATGTGCTTCACCGGCAGGGTGTACATCTAGCAAGACTAATCCATCAACACGTGACAACACCTCAACAAAATCATCAAAACAATCTTCCGTGCGTGTAAAACGATGCGGCTGAAAAACTAATAACAAACGTCGGTCGGGCCACACCGCACGAATCGTTTCTAAAGTCACCCGCACTTCCGTCGGATGATGGCCGTAATCATCAATCAGGGTAACAGGCATATTATCGATACAGGTTTCTACTTGCTGGAAGCGTCGCCCTACCCCTTCAAAACTTTGCAAAGCATGTTGAATAACCGTTTCACTCACACCCGCATGTAGTGCAATCGCAATCGCAGCAAGCGCATTACTCACATTATGCTTTCCTGGTAAATTCAGCTGCACAGCAAACGGCGTACGGTCTTGTGCACGCACATCAAAATGACTCATCGTGCCAAGCTGCACAAAATTAACAGCGCGCACATCGGCTGCTTCGTCAAATCCATAGGTCACCAAGGGCCTAGCAATCTGTGGCAACAGACTACGAATATGCTCATCATCATGGCATAACACAGCTAAACCATCTAAAGGTAATCGCAGTAAAAAATCTAAGAACGTTTGTTTAAGACGAGAAAAATCGCCGTCATATGTACTCATATGCTCGGGCTCGATGTTCGTGACGGCAGCAATCGTTGGAACCAAATGCAAAAAGGATGCATCACTTTCATCTGCTTCAGCCACTAAGTACTCACCATTGCCTAACTTTGCATTGCTACCTGCACTATTTAAAATGCCACCAATCACATAAGTAGGACTTAAACCACCCGCGGATAACAAGGCTGCGGTTAAACCGGTTGTCGTCGTTTTACCGTGCGTTCCCGCAATCGCAATACCTTTTCGTAAGCGCATCAGTTCTGCCAGCATTTCAGCCCGACGCATAATTGGGATTTCAGCGGCTTGCATGGCAACATATTCTGGATTATCTGGCTGAATCGCCGTAGAAATCACGACAACATCTGATGCTAAACCTAATTGGCTAGTATGTCCGATTTCTATCGTTAACCCCAATGCTTGCAAGCGTTTGGTGTTGCCATTCCCTTGCGCATCCGTGCCCGTAATCGTGTAACCTTCACGATGCAATACTTCTGCAATCGCACTCATGCCGACACCACCAATCCCAATAAAGTGTACTTGTTTTATTTTTCTCATTGACGACTCTCACTATCAACCCTTAACACGATGGCGATCACCACGCACATCACCATCAAACTCGACCCACCGTAACTCATGAATGGCAGCGTTAACCCTTTTGTTGGTAGCACGCCAGAGCACACGCCAATATTAATCATCACCTGGAAGGCAATCCACAAAGCGAATCCATAACAACAGAAGGCAGCAAATACTTGATTGATCCTATGCGCTCGGCGTCCAATACGTAAAATACGGTAAACCAAAAAGCTAAATAAACCTAGCACGACCATTTCGCCCACAAACCCTAGCTCTTCGGCCAACACCGCAAACAAAAAGTCGGTATGTGCTTCCGGCAGGTAAAATAATTTTTGAATACTCTCGCCCAAGCCTACACCTGTCCACCCGCCTCGCCCAAAGGCAATCAATGATTGCGTGAGCTGATAACCACTATCAAACTGCCTGGCCCAAGGATTTAAAAACGTGGTTAAGCGCTGTAAGCGATATGGCGAAGAAATCGCAAGCACCGCCATGGCAATCGCCACGATCAACAATAAGCCTGCAAAATGTCGAAACCGCATACCAGCTAAAAACAATAAGCTCAGTGCCGTTGCCATAATCACCACGGTCGCACCAAAATCAGGTTCTAATAGCAGTAATAAGCCCATGACACCAATCAACCCCATAGGCCGTAAGAAACCACCGATAGTCGTAGACACGTCTTTTTGGCGACGAATCAAATAACCCGACATAAATAAAATCATGCACAACTTCACCACTTCAGACACTTGCACATTGATCACTAATAAATTAATCCAACGACGACTACCATTCACACTGCGCCCAATACCTGGGACTAAAACAGCCAGTAGCAAAATGAAACTTACTAAGACTAACCATGGGCTAATCCGTTCCCAGGTTTCCATTTTCACACGCAGCACAACCAAAGCTACGCTGATACCCATGAACAGATACAATAATTGATGAACGGCATAATGAAAGGAGTTGCCATATTGCTTCGCGGAAATCACCATAGATGCCGACGTCACCATCAAGACACCCATAGCCATAATCGCTAACACACTAATGACCAGCCAATGATCAAAGGCTAAAGCGGATGGGCGTTGTGGTGTAAGTTGAGTCATGTGAGCTAATCTTTTTACGTGCGCTCATTGTACGTGGGCATAGATAAGCTGTAAAACTTAGATGATGTTTTTTTTGAACGCATCCCCTCTCACTTCAAAATTAGGGAAGGCGTCAAAGCTAGCACAGGCAGGAGAAAACAGCACGGTTTGCCCAGGCGTGGCCAATGCTTGCGCTTTTTGGATCGCTTGTTCGAGATTTTCCACACGATGTAGCTGAACAGGTAGCTGTACCACTGCAGCAATCTTGTCAGCATCTTCGCCATAAACAATGGCATCACTCACAAATTGAGATAAAATGTCGCTAATTTCTGAAAAATCTTGACCTTTAGCCTGGCCACCAGCTAACCAAATCAGTTTTTGAGGCTGCTGGGCAGCAAAACTTTGAATCGCAGCCACAGCAGCGCCGATATTGGTCCCCTTGGAATCATTGATCCAACGTACGCCATTGACCTCCCCGGCCCATTCACAGCGATGAGGCAAGCCAGGAAAAGCTGTGATAGTCGCTAAGGTGCTGGCTAATGGCAGCGCTAGCGCTTCTGCCATGCATAACACCGCGCAGACATTGGCAGCATTGTGTAAACCGAGGATGCGTAAATCTTTGGTGTTAAGAATTATTTGATTGGCTTGATAAATATAATCAGCATCAAAAGTAAATGTAGCTTGCATGTTATTTATATGTTGTTGAAACGACAATACCTTTGCTCCAGAAGCTTGAATATTTTCATCATCGGCATTGGTGACTTGCCAGGCGGCGCCCTGGAAAATACGGTGTTTTGCGTTGATGTAGTTTTCAAAAGAGCCATGCCTATCCAAATGATCTGGGGTGATATTCAAACAGCATGCCACTTTAGGCTGCAAAGAATACGTGGTCTCGAGTTGATAACTTGAAAGCTCCAGCACATAAATATCCGCATTCTGTTTGAGTAAATCGAGCGCGGGCGTACCGAGGTTGCCGCCAATGGCGACGTTCATCCCAGCATCTCTCAGCACTTCACCCATCAGCGTAGTCACGGTACTTTTTCCGTTGGAGCCTGTGATAGCAACAACAGGCTTGTTAACATGCTGTGCAAATAGTTCTATATCTCCGATAATAGTTGCACCACAGGAATTAAGGAGGGTTTGATGCGGATCAACCCCGGGGCTTAAGAGTAATTGTTTGGCTTGTGCGATGAGCTCAGCGGTAAATTCACCGGCATAAAAAGGGACGTCAGGATAATGGGTTTGTAAATCGGATAAAAACGGCGGCTCAGCTCGCGTATCCGCGACTGCAATATGATGGCCCTGCTCTGCCAAAAATGTTGCAGCGCTGTAACCGCTTTTGCCGAGGCCGAGGATGAGTGTGTGGAAAGGTTTTTTCATGGTAAGAATTTATCACTCTGGCTGCAGCTTGTCATCCCGGGCTTGATGTTGTCATCCCAGAATTTTCCGAAGGAAAATGTCTGGGAGCTAGATTCCAGACAATCGCTGCGCGATTTCTGGAATGACAAGCTCAAACGCGGGATGAGAGGATTTCCTGTCATCCCAGAATTTTCCGAAGCCCTCACTTGTCATCCCAGAATTTTCCGAAGGAAAATGTCTGGGATCTAGATTCCAGACAATCGCTGCGCGATTTCTGGAATGACAAGCTCAAGCGCGGGATGAGATGCTTCCCTGTCATCCCAGAATTTTCCGAAGGAAAATGTCTGGGATCTAGATTCCAGACAATCGCTGCGCAATTTCTGGAATGACAAGCTCAAGCGCGGGGTGAGATGCTTCCCTGTCATCCCAGAATTTTCCGAAGGAAAATATCTGGGATCTAGATTCCAGACAATCGCTGCGCGATTTCTGGAATGAC from marine bacterium B5-7 encodes:
- the murD gene encoding UDP-N-acetylmuramoylalanine--D-glutamate ligase, coding for MKKPFHTLILGLGKSGYSAATFLAEQGHHIAVADTRAEPPFLSDLQTHYPDVPFYAGEFTAELIAQAKQLLLSPGVDPHQTLLNSCGATIIGDIELFAQHVNKPVVAITGSNGKSTVTTLMGEVLRDAGMNVAIGGNLGTPALDLLKQNADIYVLELSSYQLETTYSLQPKVACCLNITPDHLDRHGSFENYINAKHRIFQGAAWQVTNADDENIQASGAKVLSFQQHINNMQATFTFDADYIYQANQIILNTKDLRILGLHNAANVCAVLCMAEALALPLASTLATITAFPGLPHRCEWAGEVNGVRWINDSKGTNIGAAVAAIQSFAAQQPQKLIWLAGGQAKGQDFSEISDILSQFVSDAIVYGEDADKIAAVVQLPVQLHRVENLEQAIQKAQALATPGQTVLFSPACASFDAFPNFEVRGDAFKKNII
- the ddl gene encoding D-alanine--D-alanine ligase, yielding MTARLTVGLLYGGCSAEHNISIKSATAIYENLDQARFSVMPIWISHAGEWFHAAPELPEQDKFLQPRVTLLPQPNGGQLFDATNLQVLAKLDLVFPMVHGTNGEDGTLQGLLELAKIPYVGSGVMAMAICMDKVTSKRIFRDAGLPVVPFVAVTQSQWEAHAVNVIAACEKKLNYPWFIKPVNLGSSIGIVKVNGPAEVADAIEQAFSYDDHVIIEQGVEHSRDIEVSVMGNSAVQASGPGEIISPGEFYDFDAKYVSAETQLKVPADLPAFLSKKMAHLAVQAFEATGCTGYARVDFLLCDTDQEVFVSEINTIPGFTSISLFPRLWAEQGISFTELCTQLIDLALEESQRQQQKQTSLNISD
- the murC gene encoding UDP-N-acetylmuramate--L-alanine ligase is translated as MRKIKQVHFIGIGGVGMSAIAEVLHREGYTITGTDAQGNGNTKRLQALGLTIEIGHTSQLGLASDVVVISTAIQPDNPEYVAMQAAEIPIMRRAEMLAELMRLRKGIAIAGTHGKTTTTGLTAALLSAGGLSPTYVIGGILNSAGSNAKLGNGEYLVAEADESDASFLHLVPTIAAVTNIEPEHMSTYDGDFSRLKQTFLDFLLRLPLDGLAVLCHDDEHIRSLLPQIARPLVTYGFDEAADVRAVNFVQLGTMSHFDVRAQDRTPFAVQLNLPGKHNVSNALAAIAIALHAGVSETVIQHALQSFEGVGRRFQQVETCIDNMPVTLIDDYGHHPTEVRVTLETIRAVWPDRRLLLVFQPHRFTRTEDCFDDFVEVLSRVDGLVLLDVHPAGEAHNPHADSHALARAIRQRGTVEPIVVSNTDELPSVLSRQLKTDDVLLMQGAGSIARLVQQFIVHNEKRPTTN
- the ftsW gene encoding putative lipid II flippase FtsW yields the protein MTQLTPQRPSALAFDHWLVISVLAIMAMGVLMVTSASMVISAKQYGNSFHYAVHQLLYLFMGISVALVVLRVKMETWERISPWLVLVSFILLLAVLVPGIGRSVNGSRRWINLLVINVQVSEVVKLCMILFMSGYLIRRQKDVSTTIGGFLRPMGLIGVMGLLLLLEPDFGATVVIMATALSLLFLAGMRFRHFAGLLLIVAIAMAVLAISSPYRLQRLTTFLNPWARQFDSGYQLTQSLIAFGRGGWTGVGLGESIQKLFYLPEAHTDFLFAVLAEELGFVGEMVVLGLFSFLVYRILRIGRRAHRINQVFAAFCCYGFALWIAFQVMINIGVCSGVLPTKGLTLPFMSYGGSSLMVMCVVIAIVLRVDSESRQ
- the murB gene encoding UDP-N-acetylenolpyruvoylglucosamine reductase — encoded protein: MKNAQLQTNCSLAGFTTWGVGGPADYVLVPRSLEELSEALQETPADMPITWLGLGSNVLIRDAGIRGLVILTHKGLSAMTETASGIHVEAGVPCAKLAKWGAKHDKPDAAFFAGIPGTIGGALFMNAGAFGHETWKFVNTVDTINRRGEISHYPANHFNAEYRHIIGLGQDEWFVAGDFQFETNTSAEAKTAIKALLQKRNDAQPIGLRSCGSVFRNPPGDYAARLIEACGLKGKTLGGAQVSEKHANFIINTGAALAADIESLIHMVQDTVKQETGIHLQAEAKILGEAT